From a single Labrenzia sp. PHM005 genomic region:
- a CDS encoding HlyD family type I secretion periplasmic adaptor subunit, whose translation MFSRKASAEDISLDMPLELEEGPPPVAYSRVLRILSIGAAAFLAWAVIGQVREVANATGEIVPAGKVQTVGHLEGGIVAEVLVQEGELVEKGEPLIRLQQTATSSDLEKVNTRLQFLAREELRLSRGGAESLSGSKLDFSEAQQAAFVARQRAFEQEQQALKARISEKQAELVSVVDRTALQRTQVEIEQEKFSIQESLFKQGYTSKRRFLDAKSSLQEAQSELAELVGFEGRTRAQLAEAEASLAQSEAKAEEEMAEERSQIVQERNELTFEAEKQRDRFDRLFVRAPISGHVKALSLKGPGSVLAPGDVVAEIVPTDSDLVAEVKISPRDIGHIEVGDEAEIAITTFDPNIQGTLTGAVSLISASSFRDENGDYYFKALVPLTTNQIGEGSRAETISPGMVVDAKIVTGSKSVMQYLLKPVTRAIGDPLSER comes from the coding sequence ATGTTCAGCCGGAAAGCGTCAGCAGAAGATATCTCTCTGGATATGCCGTTGGAATTGGAAGAGGGGCCGCCGCCGGTCGCTTATTCCAGGGTCCTGCGGATCCTGTCCATTGGGGCGGCTGCCTTTTTGGCGTGGGCTGTCATTGGCCAGGTACGGGAAGTTGCCAATGCGACAGGTGAGATCGTTCCAGCGGGCAAAGTCCAAACAGTCGGGCACCTGGAGGGCGGGATTGTCGCAGAAGTCCTCGTTCAGGAAGGTGAACTTGTCGAAAAAGGCGAACCTCTTATCCGGTTGCAGCAGACAGCGACATCCAGCGATCTTGAGAAGGTCAATACACGCTTGCAATTTTTAGCACGTGAAGAACTGCGTTTGTCCCGTGGCGGGGCAGAAAGTCTGAGTGGCAGTAAGCTTGATTTCAGCGAAGCTCAGCAGGCTGCATTTGTTGCCCGCCAACGCGCCTTTGAGCAGGAACAACAGGCTCTTAAAGCGCGGATCAGCGAGAAGCAGGCCGAACTTGTGAGTGTTGTTGACCGGACTGCGCTTCAACGGACCCAGGTTGAAATCGAACAGGAAAAATTCAGCATTCAGGAATCCCTGTTCAAGCAGGGGTACACGTCAAAACGCCGGTTTCTGGATGCGAAATCTTCACTGCAGGAAGCACAAAGCGAGCTGGCAGAACTGGTTGGTTTTGAAGGACGGACCCGCGCCCAACTTGCAGAGGCCGAAGCAAGCCTGGCGCAGTCTGAAGCAAAGGCCGAAGAAGAGATGGCCGAAGAACGCAGTCAGATCGTCCAGGAACGCAACGAGCTGACTTTTGAGGCTGAAAAACAGCGTGACCGGTTTGACCGGTTGTTCGTCCGTGCGCCAATTAGCGGCCATGTCAAAGCGTTGTCTTTAAAAGGGCCGGGCAGCGTTCTCGCCCCCGGCGATGTTGTAGCAGAGATTGTGCCGACCGACAGCGATCTGGTCGCCGAGGTGAAGATCTCGCCGCGCGATATCGGTCATATTGAAGTGGGCGACGAAGCCGAAATCGCGATCACCACTTTTGATCCGAACATTCAGGGGACATTGACCGGTGCCGTCTCCTTGATTTCCGCCTCCAGTTTCCGGGACGAGAATGGCGACTATTATTTTAAAGCCCTGGTGCCGTTGACAACCAATCAGATCGGTGAGGGAAGCCGCGCCGAAACCATCTCGCCCGGCATGGTCGTGGACGCCAAAATCGTGACCGGTTCAAAGTCTGTGATGCAGTATCTGCTAAAGCCGGTGACCCGCGCGATCGGCGACCCGCTCAGCGAACGTTGA
- the paaG gene encoding 2-(1,2-epoxy-1,2-dihydrophenyl)acetyl-CoA isomerase PaaG produces the protein MTESPSVLSEFKDGVQTITLNRPDRLNAFNEDMHLALRGHLAAAAKSVETRAVLLTGAGRAFCAGQDLADEQMDAADAPPDLGYTLETFYNPLIRQIRALEKPVICAVNGVAAGAGANIALACDIVLAAQSAKFIQAFSKIGLIPDAGGSWLLPRLIGEARAKALALTAEPLQAQSAADWGLIWKALPDDSLMEEAQTLAKQLAGGATTGLALTKQLMQEAAGQSLDEHLDRERDAQQQAGRTNDYREGVAAFMEKRPARFSGT, from the coding sequence ATGACGGAATCGCCTTCGGTGCTGTCTGAATTCAAAGATGGCGTTCAAACCATCACACTCAACCGGCCGGACCGGCTGAACGCCTTTAATGAAGATATGCACCTGGCCTTGCGAGGGCATCTTGCAGCAGCCGCAAAGTCGGTAGAGACCCGTGCCGTCCTTTTGACAGGTGCTGGACGCGCGTTTTGCGCAGGCCAGGACCTTGCGGACGAACAGATGGATGCAGCCGATGCCCCGCCGGATCTTGGGTACACGCTCGAAACATTTTACAATCCTCTGATCCGTCAGATCCGCGCTTTGGAAAAACCGGTGATTTGCGCGGTAAACGGCGTTGCAGCCGGAGCAGGCGCCAACATCGCCCTCGCCTGCGACATCGTCCTTGCTGCGCAATCCGCCAAATTCATCCAGGCCTTTTCCAAAATCGGCCTCATTCCGGACGCTGGCGGCAGCTGGCTCTTGCCAAGATTGATCGGGGAAGCCCGGGCGAAAGCCCTCGCCCTGACCGCCGAACCTCTTCAAGCGCAATCAGCTGCAGATTGGGGCCTGATCTGGAAAGCTCTGCCCGATGACAGTTTGATGGAGGAAGCGCAGACCCTTGCCAAGCAGCTTGCTGGCGGGGCCACCACCGGCCTCGCGCTGACGAAACAGCTGATGCAAGAGGCAGCCGGTCAAAGTCTTGATGAGCATCTGGACCGGGAACGGGACGCGCAACAGCAAGCCGGGCGAACGAATGACTACCGTGAAGGTGTCGCCGCGTTCATGGAAAAACGGCCCGCGAGGTTTTCCGGCACATGA
- the paaI gene encoding hydroxyphenylacetyl-CoA thioesterase PaaI: protein MTSKELAKACAQKMWAQDTASQELGMVLNDVDAGEARISMRVTKTMANGHGTCHGGYIFTLADSAFAFACNTYNQVTVAQQCSVTFLAPAHVDDRLTAEAREQSRSGRSGLYDVTITNQHGDKIAEFRGNSRTTKGTILPV, encoded by the coding sequence ATGACCTCCAAAGAGCTTGCAAAGGCCTGCGCACAGAAGATGTGGGCTCAGGATACGGCCTCCCAGGAGTTGGGAATGGTCCTTAATGATGTGGATGCCGGTGAGGCTCGAATCTCCATGAGGGTGACAAAAACCATGGCCAACGGGCATGGCACATGTCATGGCGGCTATATTTTCACCCTCGCCGACAGTGCCTTTGCATTTGCCTGCAACACCTACAATCAGGTGACTGTTGCCCAGCAGTGTTCGGTGACGTTCCTAGCTCCAGCTCATGTTGATGACCGGTTGACGGCTGAGGCGCGCGAACAATCCCGTTCAGGCCGGTCTGGGCTCTATGATGTCACCATCACCAATCAGCACGGCGATAAAATCGCTGAGTTCCGAGGAAATTCACGCACAACCAAAGGCACGATATTGCCCGTTTGA
- the paaK gene encoding phenylacetate--CoA ligase PaaK, translating into MEDLAPKPGDLDAIETASRDEIEALQLKRLQWSLAHAYENVPLFKKRFDVKGVHPSDLKSLKDLALFPFTEKTDLRDHYPFGLFAVPRDQIVRIHASSGTTGKPTVVGYTADDIEMWADLVARSIRASGGRAGDIVHIAYGYGLFTGGLGAHYGAEKMGCTVVPVSGGMTERQVTLIQDFKPRIIMVTPSYLLSILDEFKRIGLDPRETSLASGIFGAEPWTNAMRQEIEAAFDMHAVDIYGLSEVLGPGVANECVETKDGLHIWEDHFYPEIIDPETGEVLPDGEIGELVFTTLTKQGLPMVRYRTRDLTRLLPGTARSMRRMEKVTGRSDDMIILRGVNVFPTQIEEQILKCSGLSPHFQIELTKENRLDRMTVHVEAVPGAADADVRSASAKELAHHIKSVIGVTAAINVTEPEAVERSMGKAKRVVDNRRE; encoded by the coding sequence ATGGAAGATTTGGCGCCGAAACCCGGTGACTTGGATGCAATCGAAACGGCTTCACGTGATGAAATTGAAGCCTTGCAGCTCAAACGGCTCCAATGGTCATTAGCACATGCCTATGAGAACGTACCGCTGTTCAAAAAACGGTTTGATGTCAAGGGTGTACACCCCTCCGACCTGAAATCCTTGAAAGATCTGGCCCTGTTCCCGTTCACCGAGAAGACGGACTTGCGTGATCACTATCCATTTGGCCTGTTTGCCGTCCCGCGGGACCAGATCGTGCGCATTCATGCGTCTTCCGGCACCACTGGAAAGCCGACGGTTGTCGGCTACACTGCGGACGATATTGAAATGTGGGCCGATCTGGTTGCCCGCTCCATCCGCGCCTCCGGCGGACGGGCCGGCGACATTGTGCACATTGCCTATGGCTACGGCCTGTTTACCGGCGGCCTCGGCGCCCACTATGGCGCGGAGAAGATGGGCTGCACCGTTGTTCCCGTATCCGGTGGTATGACCGAACGCCAGGTCACCCTGATCCAGGATTTCAAACCCCGGATCATCATGGTGACCCCGTCTTATCTCTTATCCATCCTGGATGAATTCAAACGGATCGGGCTTGACCCGCGCGAAACATCACTTGCCTCTGGCATTTTTGGCGCCGAACCCTGGACCAACGCGATGCGCCAGGAAATCGAAGCGGCCTTCGACATGCATGCGGTTGATATTTATGGACTTTCCGAAGTCCTGGGCCCGGGCGTTGCCAATGAGTGTGTCGAAACGAAAGACGGCCTGCACATTTGGGAAGATCACTTTTATCCGGAAATCATCGATCCGGAGACGGGAGAGGTCCTTCCCGACGGCGAAATCGGTGAATTGGTCTTCACCACTTTGACCAAACAAGGCTTGCCTATGGTCCGCTACCGCACGCGCGACCTCACCCGTCTTCTACCCGGCACAGCCCGCTCCATGCGCCGGATGGAAAAAGTGACCGGGCGCTCGGATGACATGATTATCCTGCGCGGCGTCAATGTATTTCCAACCCAGATCGAAGAGCAGATCCTGAAATGCAGCGGCTTGTCTCCCCATTTCCAGATTGAACTCACCAAGGAAAACCGGCTCGACAGGATGACCGTGCATGTGGAAGCCGTACCGGGTGCGGCAGATGCCGACGTGCGATCCGCATCCGCCAAGGAATTGGCACATCATATCAAAAGCGTGATTGGTGTGACGGCTGCCATCAATGTGACCGAACCGGAAGCCGTGGAACGCTCTATGGGCAAAGCCAAACGTGTGGTTGACAATCGCAGGGAATAA
- a CDS encoding PaaX family transcriptional regulator C-terminal domain-containing protein, with protein sequence MQTPKDTSLKSLLSPYPPKAGPLIVTIYGDIVEPRGGSLWVGDLITLCGKFGVNESLVRTAVSRLVSRDQLQGEREGRRSYYSLTPSARSDFHAAADRIFGPPDSECQLLMVIQPDKSAQDQLFEQGFGAVGDSLFLGVDRPGRTSTGARFRAVPDRASDLETQALLSRAFDLGSLARAYKDFIQRFGVLTAKTIDGLQALTLRLAMVHAYRAIRLKDPQLPPSVLPEDWPGHAARSLFAESYLQLSEAADPYIGDTLQGRSALLAAHPDALDVRFTALRQSA encoded by the coding sequence ATGCAAACTCCCAAAGACACTTCCCTTAAGTCTCTGCTGTCGCCTTATCCGCCCAAAGCGGGTCCTCTCATTGTCACCATTTATGGCGATATCGTAGAGCCGCGCGGCGGCAGCTTGTGGGTTGGGGATCTGATCACGCTCTGTGGAAAATTTGGCGTCAATGAATCGCTGGTGCGCACCGCCGTATCCCGATTGGTAAGCCGGGATCAGCTCCAAGGCGAGCGGGAAGGGCGGCGCAGTTACTACAGCCTGACGCCTTCGGCACGTTCCGATTTTCACGCTGCGGCGGATCGTATTTTTGGTCCGCCAGACAGCGAATGTCAGCTATTGATGGTGATTCAGCCTGACAAGTCAGCGCAGGATCAGCTCTTTGAACAGGGATTTGGCGCGGTCGGAGACAGTCTCTTTCTTGGGGTGGACCGGCCTGGACGCACATCAACCGGCGCCCGGTTTCGGGCGGTTCCGGACCGAGCCAGTGATCTGGAAACCCAGGCGCTGCTGAGCCGGGCGTTTGATCTTGGGAGTCTGGCACGGGCCTATAAGGATTTCATTCAGCGGTTCGGAGTTCTGACCGCGAAAACCATCGACGGCCTGCAAGCTCTGACGCTCCGGCTTGCTATGGTCCATGCCTACCGGGCCATCCGATTGAAAGATCCGCAGTTGCCGCCCTCGGTTTTGCCGGAGGACTGGCCGGGGCACGCGGCGCGCAGTCTTTTCGCAGAGAGCTATCTGCAGCTGTCAGAAGCCGCAGATCCTTATATCGGAGACACTCTGCAGGGTCGCAGCGCATTGCTTGCAGCTCATCCCGATGCACTAGACGTTCGGTTCACAGCTCTGCGGCAATCGGCCTGA
- a CDS encoding zinc ABC transporter substrate-binding protein — protein MQNRTKIHSALAVSAVLASTALTAPAFADSPNVVTTIKPIHSIAAAVMEGVGTPHILIDGAASPHGFALKPSQAFLLQGADAVFWVGPELTPSLEKPISSMAAKAARVEMMDVDGIEHLGLRDNDQFDGHDHGDHEDHDEHGHDDHEDHEDHEKSAEEHDHDDDHDHEKEHAHKDEHDHDDDHKDEHAEGHSDEDHDHDKDHAHDHDDDHEKEHAHKGEDHDHEEEHAHDHDDDHKEEHAEAHDDHGHDHAHGSKDAHIWLNPENGITIAQKIAATLSEIDPDHAATYKANVDKFAATITSLNAEIAGKLEPLKGGKFVVFHDAYHHFEHHYGVEASGAISVTPEALASADRVSEIQNRVRSQNITCVFQEPQFDSKLVSVVIEGSDAKVGTLDPLGTELENGPGLYPALLTSLADSIAGCLKS, from the coding sequence ATGCAAAACCGCACAAAAATTCACTCTGCCCTTGCCGTGTCCGCTGTCCTCGCCAGCACCGCTTTGACAGCGCCAGCTTTTGCAGACTCGCCTAATGTCGTGACCACCATCAAACCGATCCATTCCATTGCTGCTGCTGTGATGGAGGGTGTTGGAACGCCGCATATTCTGATTGATGGCGCTGCTTCCCCGCATGGGTTCGCCTTAAAGCCGTCGCAAGCCTTCCTGCTTCAAGGGGCCGATGCGGTGTTCTGGGTTGGTCCGGAACTAACCCCATCTCTTGAAAAACCGATCAGCTCCATGGCGGCCAAGGCTGCTCGTGTCGAAATGATGGATGTGGACGGCATAGAGCATCTCGGCCTGCGCGATAACGATCAATTCGACGGTCATGACCACGGCGACCACGAAGATCATGATGAACACGGCCATGACGATCATGAGGATCATGAGGATCATGAAAAATCAGCCGAAGAACATGATCATGATGATGATCACGATCATGAAAAAGAACATGCTCACAAAGATGAGCACGATCACGACGATGATCATAAGGATGAGCATGCCGAAGGGCATTCAGACGAAGATCACGACCATGACAAAGACCATGCGCATGATCATGACGACGACCACGAAAAAGAGCACGCGCATAAGGGCGAAGATCACGACCACGAAGAAGAACATGCGCACGATCACGACGATGACCACAAGGAAGAGCATGCCGAAGCGCACGATGATCATGGCCACGATCACGCCCATGGCAGCAAGGATGCGCACATCTGGCTGAACCCGGAAAACGGCATCACGATCGCGCAAAAAATCGCAGCGACGCTCTCAGAAATCGATCCAGACCATGCTGCGACCTACAAGGCAAACGTAGACAAATTTGCAGCCACCATTACCAGCCTGAACGCAGAAATCGCCGGCAAACTGGAGCCACTCAAAGGCGGCAAGTTCGTCGTCTTCCATGACGCTTATCACCATTTCGAACACCACTATGGCGTTGAAGCCAGCGGCGCGATTTCTGTGACACCGGAAGCTCTAGCCAGCGCCGACCGGGTATCTGAAATCCAGAACCGTGTCCGCTCCCAAAACATTACCTGCGTCTTCCAGGAACCTCAGTTCGATTCGAAACTGGTGTCTGTCGTCATTGAAGGCAGCGATGCAAAGGTTGGTACATTGGATCCGCTCGGTACCGAGCTGGAAAATGGACCTGGCCTCTACCCGGCCCTTTTGACCAGCCTCGCAGACTCCATTGCCGGTTGCCTGAAGTCTTAA
- a CDS encoding murein L,D-transpeptidase encodes MGRAEPTNKVSERQEAVSVSQKLSAGLKAGLMASVLATSFFALPVAEAQAQGFFQRLFDPEFHRRQQERERRELQRKAVKVRVSAPRYLTYAPDKLKAVSLAPLSEKKTAEAVAEPAEEATASTSDANVSTSIPVVLTPFDESRPALKTMKLTVLPEVGEALIAFYREHPDFVWVKDGKPTAKAAQMRRALRNAAEFALNPADYVVALPATSALEGDELDAAVMRFEMELSAAALTYVLDATRGRVDPNRISQYHDLPRHEVDLVAALEDFTASNEVAVALEAHQPQNDHFKKLTAELKRLKAEDEEADQIVIAPGTFLKAGKSSPETKNIVAAIARHGSDELKTAHAETLASYDGSDLYAPELVSLVKGFQKEAKLTPDGIVGKNTIKAMVGETNAAKIAKVKLAMERSRWIPEELGARKVFINQAAFTATYFEPGSDPMSMRVVVGKKSNQTNFFYDKIEVVEYNPYWGVPYSIIVNEMIPKLAANPSYLDQSGYEVTTPGGRKVSSASVDWYAVAAKQQSINVRQYPGRSNALGEVKILFPNKHHIYMHDTPSKSLFKKDVRAFSHGCIRLHDPKGMAAAVLGKSKDYVTSRIAAGQNEQEKVTGDIPVYVSYFTAWPEADGNIGFYTDIYDRDRYLLKAIEKTEQARAKARAS; translated from the coding sequence ATGGGACGAGCGGAACCAACGAACAAGGTTTCGGAACGCCAGGAAGCAGTGTCCGTCAGCCAGAAGCTGAGTGCTGGTTTGAAGGCCGGTCTAATGGCCAGCGTGCTGGCAACAAGCTTTTTCGCTTTGCCGGTGGCCGAAGCACAAGCCCAGGGCTTTTTTCAGCGGCTGTTTGACCCTGAATTCCATCGCCGCCAGCAGGAACGTGAACGGCGGGAACTGCAGCGCAAGGCCGTGAAGGTTCGGGTGTCCGCTCCGCGCTATTTGACCTATGCGCCTGATAAACTCAAAGCTGTCTCACTGGCGCCGTTGTCGGAAAAGAAAACAGCCGAAGCAGTTGCCGAGCCCGCAGAAGAGGCGACAGCGTCGACCAGTGACGCAAATGTCAGCACCTCAATCCCGGTCGTACTGACACCGTTTGATGAATCCCGGCCGGCACTGAAAACCATGAAGCTGACCGTGCTTCCGGAAGTTGGCGAAGCGTTGATCGCTTTTTACCGCGAACATCCGGATTTCGTTTGGGTCAAGGACGGCAAACCGACCGCAAAAGCTGCGCAAATGCGCCGCGCGCTGCGCAATGCAGCCGAGTTTGCTTTGAACCCGGCTGATTACGTGGTGGCGTTGCCGGCTACATCGGCGCTGGAAGGCGATGAACTTGATGCAGCCGTCATGCGGTTCGAGATGGAGCTGAGTGCAGCGGCACTCACTTATGTTCTGGATGCGACTCGAGGCCGTGTCGATCCCAACCGGATCTCGCAATATCACGATCTGCCGCGCCATGAGGTTGATCTGGTCGCCGCCCTGGAGGATTTCACGGCTTCAAATGAAGTGGCAGTCGCATTGGAAGCGCATCAGCCACAGAACGATCATTTCAAGAAGCTGACGGCGGAACTTAAGCGCCTCAAGGCCGAAGACGAAGAAGCCGATCAGATCGTCATTGCGCCAGGAACGTTTTTGAAAGCGGGCAAATCCAGCCCGGAAACCAAAAACATTGTCGCAGCGATTGCGCGCCATGGATCCGATGAGCTGAAAACGGCGCATGCTGAGACGTTGGCATCTTATGACGGCAGCGATCTTTATGCGCCGGAACTGGTTTCCTTAGTCAAAGGGTTCCAAAAGGAAGCCAAGCTGACGCCGGATGGGATTGTCGGCAAGAACACCATCAAAGCCATGGTTGGCGAAACCAATGCGGCCAAAATCGCCAAGGTGAAGCTTGCGATGGAGCGCAGCCGCTGGATTCCGGAAGAGCTGGGCGCACGCAAGGTGTTCATCAACCAGGCCGCATTCACCGCGACCTATTTCGAGCCAGGTTCAGACCCGATGTCGATGCGGGTGGTTGTTGGCAAAAAATCGAACCAGACCAACTTCTTCTACGACAAGATTGAGGTCGTTGAATACAATCCCTATTGGGGTGTGCCGTATTCGATCATCGTCAACGAGATGATCCCGAAACTGGCCGCAAATCCGAGCTATCTGGACCAATCCGGTTATGAAGTCACCACACCCGGTGGCCGGAAGGTGTCCTCAGCTTCGGTCGACTGGTATGCCGTGGCTGCCAAGCAGCAGTCGATCAATGTGCGCCAATATCCGGGCCGGTCGAATGCCTTGGGCGAGGTGAAGATCCTTTTCCCGAACAAACATCACATCTACATGCATGACACGCCGTCCAAGAGCTTGTTCAAGAAGGACGTGCGTGCCTTCAGTCATGGCTGTATCCGCTTGCATGATCCGAAAGGCATGGCCGCGGCGGTTCTCGGAAAGTCGAAAGACTATGTGACTTCGCGCATTGCGGCGGGCCAGAACGAGCAAGAGAAAGTCACCGGCGATATTCCGGTTTATGTGTCTTATTTCACAGCCTGGCCAGAAGCGGACGGAAACATTGGCTTCTACACCGATATTTATGACCGCGACCGGTACCTTCTGAAAGCGATCGAAAAAACGGAACAGGCGCGGGCCAAAGCCAGGGCGTCATAA
- a CDS encoding single-stranded DNA-binding protein, whose amino-acid sequence MAGSVNKVILVGNLGADPEIRRTQDGRPIANLRIATSESWRDRNSGERREKTEWHRVVIFNEGLCKVAENYLRKGSKVYLEGQLQTRKWQDQSGQDRYSTEVVLQGFNSNLTMLDGRGEGGGQPGGLPDYGNDQGGGGFGGGSSGGGGFGGGGGGGYGGGSSGGGFGGPSGGGGGAGPMDDEIPF is encoded by the coding sequence ATGGCGGGAAGCGTCAACAAAGTCATTTTGGTCGGAAATCTTGGGGCGGATCCGGAAATCCGGCGCACCCAGGATGGCCGCCCGATCGCCAACCTGCGGATCGCCACGTCTGAATCCTGGCGGGACCGCAATTCCGGCGAGCGCCGTGAAAAAACCGAATGGCACCGGGTGGTGATCTTCAATGAGGGCCTGTGTAAGGTCGCTGAGAATTATTTGCGCAAAGGCTCCAAGGTTTACCTGGAAGGTCAGCTGCAGACCCGCAAGTGGCAAGACCAATCCGGTCAGGATCGATATTCTACCGAAGTCGTCCTGCAGGGTTTCAACTCCAACTTGACGATGCTGGATGGCCGCGGCGAGGGCGGTGGTCAGCCGGGTGGTTTGCCTGATTACGGCAATGACCAGGGCGGTGGCGGCTTTGGCGGCGGATCCTCTGGCGGCGGCGGCTTTGGTGGCGGCGGCGGTGGTGGATACGGCGGCGGCTCGTCCGGTGGCGGCTTTGGCGGCCCGTCCGGCGGCGGCGGTGGTGCCGGCCCGATGGACGACGAAATCCCGTTTTAA